GCTACAGATGATGAATTCAAGGGTGACACACAAATGTACCGACTTCTACACGTCCGGACTAAGAGATACCTTATTTACCGGATGATGCCCGACACTCGCAACGATCACTTGTCCATTCTCTCCGAGACCCCTAGAACTTATGCGCCCTTTTTTGATGTCTTCAAAATCATGGATTTCGGATCCATCGTCATATTTCCTGAACAAGTCGCATTCAAACAACATGGTAGCCAAAGCAAGTTTCTCAACTGCAAATCCTTCAATGACCACCCCTACCTGCAGTTCCTCGATGGAACTGACGAGGGCGACACAAGGGTAGCCAATGTCATCACCACCGTTGGTGACGGTTTTGTTCGCATAAAGAATCTCTCCACTGGAAAATTTTGGAGGCGTAGCCCTAACTGGATCTGGGCTGACTCTAACAAAACTGAGGATGACAACAGCTCTGAGTTTCGGGACACCATATTCTGGCCTGTCAAACTCGGCGATAATGTTGTGGCATTGCGCAGTGTGGCGAACGACCGCTTTTTGAAGGGAATTACTCAAGATGGCGTAACAGGTTGCCTTAATGCCGCAGAAGAATACATGACAAATGAAGTGAAGCTGGAGGTGGTTGAGACCTTGATTGAGAGGAATGTCTACGACATTGAATACCACACAGAGGTAGCGAAGGTGTATAATGTCATAGAGAAGGATATTGTCACATCTCGCAACACTAGTTACACTAAAGAAGACACTGTCACCCTCAAGTTCTCTCATAAGAAGTCAAACTCTAAGACTATTGGAGGCAGTGTTTCCCTCAAGTTAGGTGCCAAAGCAACCCTTAAACTTGACGTGATACCCACATTCCTAGGTGGGCAGATCGAGCTTTCAGCTGAGCTGACAGGGACAGTTCAATGGGGAACGACCGACTTAACTGAAAAAGTAACCGAAACTATGAACGCTGTTAAAGTGGCTCCAAGAACTAGAAAAACAGTCACCCTTGTAGCCAAGCATGGAATATGTGAAGTGCCCTTCTCTTACACTCGTCGTGATTATCTCCGCAATAAACGTGCGCCCGAGATTAAGAGATTGCATGATGGGATCTACAAGGGAATCGATTCCACCGAAATAGACTACGACACCAAGGAGGAGCCCCTACCAGCTTCTGATTAATTGAATCGATCAACATGCAAGcaataatattaatttcaaCTTCCGTACTACTTTCCAATAATATACTATCATGTGATGATGTGATAGCTATAGATCTAAATGTCATATTTTCTATTCTAAatctatatatgtattttttcattTGTCTTTGCTCTAGCTCACTTTTCTGCAAAGAGACTATACATTGTAATACAAAATTACCAAATTAATAAAAGGGTTAAGATTCGCATTCAGTATCTCTAGTGTTTGATTTTGTGCGTATAATCTCAGATTCTATTCTTGAGTGTTTATGGTGCTAAACTGATAGATAAACTTATGCAACAATTAGTATCAAAGCTTGGGAGTTCAAAGGAGGATCTTGGATTGAGTAATTAAGAACTTAGTAAATTGGCTGAGAAGAAATGGGGAGCACGAAGTTCAATTTAGAGAAATTTACACGGAAAAGAAAATTCAAATTATATGGCATGTAAATATGACAGCATTGTTGGTTCAACAAGAATTATAAGTTGTGATTTTAGGAGAGAAGATTCTACCTACAGGTCTAACTAAGAAAGAGAAGTTTGAGATCTTGGACAAGCTCATAGTGCGATAATTTTAAGTCTCAAAGGATAAAACTCTTAGGGAAGTTTTGAAGGAATCTACTGCAGCTGGTGTTTAATTGAAATTGGAGAGCTTGTACATGATCAAGTATTTGGCTAATTGATTATTCTtgaatcaaaaaatatattctttGAAGATGGCACTAGAGAAGTGGTATCATAATCATCttcataattatataaattaaatattgtgttgagtatttatgaatttatatatagatatatacatTGAATCATTGATATCATATGAATAGAAAGTGAATTTTTAGGTATACATCTAATACAATAAACTCAGCTCAATAAAGACTGAGGCAGAGCAATTCATTTATAGACAGAGTCAATTACAGGGCAAGGGGCAAAAGCCAATACAATTAGACTACAGATGGCAGTATACAATTGCATAAGGAATAACAGAAAGATTTCTTGAAAGATAGGGACAGCTGGTGAGTCTTGTACTGCAATGAAAACGTGTTGAATTGTGCCAATGATTAGGTGAGCTCCGAATATTCAGGAATAGGGTATGACTCAGCAGATGACATGTCAATTGGTTTTACTATTCCTTTACACTCCCCCTCAAACTGAAGGGTGAGATACGGATACCCAGTTTGTCAACAAGGAAAGTAAAACGTGATGGTGACAGACCCTTGGTGAGGCAATCAGCAATTTGGTCATGAGATGGAACATATCTCACTTCTAATT
This Cannabis sativa cultivar Pink pepper isolate KNU-18-1 chromosome 6, ASM2916894v1, whole genome shotgun sequence DNA region includes the following protein-coding sequences:
- the LOC115695613 gene encoding uncharacterized protein LOC115695613 — protein: MALPNIVIIKSVAMEKYMRCLTGKEEKVGQENREEFKRGVKLQEDKDISSPLIKFQVVTATSNPELVHIRCCYTNKYLVMGTTTTYYDYIQAVAENPIEDQTSNACTLFKPIRATDDEFKGDTQMYRLLHVRTKRYLIYRMMPDTRNDHLSILSETPRTYAPFFDVFKIMDFGSIVIFPEQVAFKQHGSQSKFLNCKSFNDHPYLQFLDGTDEGDTRVANVITTVGDGFVRIKNLSTGKFWRRSPNWIWADSNKTEDDNSSEFRDTIFWPVKLGDNVVALRSVANDRFLKGITQDGVTGCLNAAEEYMTNEVKLEVVETLIERNVYDIEYHTEVAKVYNVIEKDIVTSRNTSYTKEDTVTLKFSHKKSNSKTIGGSVSLKLGAKATLKLDVIPTFLGGQIELSAELTGTVQWGTTDLTEKVTETMNAVKVAPRTRKTVTLVAKHGICEVPFSYTRRDYLRNKRAPEIKRLHDGIYKGIDSTEIDYDTKEEPLPASD